One genomic window of Candidatus Omnitrophota bacterium includes the following:
- a CDS encoding ammonium transporter, producing the protein MINSGDTAWILMSTALVMLMTAPGLAFFYGGLVRRKNVLATMMQSFFVLCLISIQWILWGYSLSFGPDKGHLIGSLAWCGLKGVTMIPNPDYSSTIPHLLFMVYQMMFAVITPGLITGAFAERMKFSAYAIFTLLWATLVYDPICHWVWGAGGWLRNMGALDFAGGTVVHVSSGIAALVCALYLGKRRGYGKEPMPPHNLPLTILGASLLWFGWFGFNAGSALGSTELAVWAFIATNTAAAAAALTWMFIEWKVTGKPTILGGATGAVAGLVAITPASGFVSPLSAILIGIAVGFVCYTAVAVIKLKLAYDDSLDAFGVHGVGGTLGALLTGFFAQKLINPAGNNGLFFGNPGQLGIQFIGVAATAVYSIVVTFILLKVVDAIVGLRVPDEEEVIGLDITQHEESAYTLLD; encoded by the coding sequence ATGATTAATTCAGGAGATACAGCGTGGATCTTGATGTCAACAGCACTTGTGATGCTGATGACGGCGCCCGGCCTGGCCTTTTTTTACGGCGGCCTGGTAAGAAGAAAAAATGTTTTGGCTACAATGATGCAGTCGTTCTTTGTACTATGCTTAATAAGCATTCAATGGATACTATGGGGGTATAGCCTATCTTTCGGGCCCGATAAGGGACATTTGATAGGAAGCCTGGCATGGTGCGGACTTAAAGGTGTTACCATGATACCCAATCCCGATTACTCGTCAACTATACCGCATTTACTTTTTATGGTGTACCAGATGATGTTCGCGGTAATTACTCCAGGACTAATAACGGGCGCGTTCGCGGAAAGAATGAAGTTTTCAGCCTACGCTATCTTTACTCTGTTATGGGCAACTTTGGTTTACGATCCTATCTGTCATTGGGTATGGGGTGCAGGCGGATGGTTAAGAAATATGGGTGCGCTTGATTTCGCCGGCGGCACAGTAGTCCACGTATCATCAGGTATAGCCGCACTGGTCTGCGCGCTCTATCTCGGCAAAAGACGAGGCTACGGTAAGGAACCAATGCCGCCGCATAACCTTCCTCTGACAATTCTTGGAGCGTCTTTGCTCTGGTTCGGATGGTTTGGGTTTAACGCGGGATCTGCCCTTGGTTCCACTGAATTGGCTGTCTGGGCATTCATCGCTACTAATACCGCTGCAGCCGCAGCCGCGCTGACATGGATGTTTATAGAGTGGAAGGTGACCGGCAAACCGACGATTCTAGGCGGAGCGACCGGCGCGGTCGCGGGATTAGTTGCAATAACTCCAGCCTCAGGATTTGTTTCTCCGCTATCCGCGATACTCATAGGAATAGCGGTAGGCTTTGTTTGTTATACCGCCGTAGCGGTAATTAAATTGAAACTCGCATACGACGATAGTTTGGACGCGTTCGGTGTCCACGGCGTAGGCGGGACGCTCGGGGCTCTTTTAACCGGCTTCTTTGCTCAGAAACTTATCAATCCTGCCGGAAATAACGGATTATTCTTTGGAAATCCCGGGCAGCTTGGGATTCAGTTTATAGGAGTTGCAGCTACAGCGGTGTACTCAATAGTAGTTACTTTTATATTGTTAAAAGTCGTTGATGCTATTGTTGGCCTAAGGGTTCCGGATGAAGAAGAGGTAATTGGGCTCGATATCACTCAGCACGAAGAGAGCGCATATACATTACTAGATTAA
- a CDS encoding P-II family nitrogen regulator codes for MKLITAIIQPHKLEDVLKELDKAEIYLKTVSNVLGCGRQKGITQVYRGRKETGGLLKKIRLEIAVNEAFVKPTIDAIMKGAKTGNIGDGKIFVLDLHECIRIRTGEKADVAIG; via the coding sequence ATGAAGCTTATTACGGCAATTATACAACCGCATAAACTGGAGGATGTCCTGAAAGAATTGGATAAAGCAGAGATCTATTTGAAGACTGTGAGCAACGTGCTTGGCTGCGGCAGACAAAAAGGGATAACGCAAGTTTATCGCGGCAGAAAAGAGACTGGCGGGCTACTCAAAAAGATCCGGTTGGAGATCGCCGTTAATGAAGCCTTCGTCAAACCTACCATAGACGCCATAATGAAGGGTGCCAAGACCGGCAATATCGGCGATGGTAAAATTTTCGTTCTCGATCTTCATGAATGTATAAGGATACGAACCGGCGAGAAAGCCGATGTCGCGATCGGTTAA
- the glnA gene encoding type I glutamate--ammonia ligase, with translation MAKKKATVEIKTKNPLVNGSFDEKAARDVLKLIKEKNIQIIDLKFNDLPGLWQHFSIPAREMLDMDDITRSIWVDGIGFDGSSIRGFQKIQESDMILIPDPDTAVVDPVCEVPTLSIICDIYDPLTRKAYSRDPRYIAKKAEKYLKSTGIADTIYFGPEAEFFIFNDVRFDQTENSGYYFIDSQEADWNTGRVENPNLGYKIRFKEGYFPVPPHDSIQDLRSRIILKMIESGINVEVHHHEVATAGQCEIDMKFDTLLKMGDNLLLYKYIIKNMAKKNNMVATFMPKPLFADNGSGMHCHQSLWKNGTNLFYDKNGYALLSQMAKYYIGGLLKHANSLMAFCAPTTNSYKRLVPGYEAPVNLVYSARNRSAAVRIPMYSDSPKSKRIEFRPPDPACNGYLAFSAMLMAGLDGIQNKIDPGHPTDTDLFDLSEEELSKIPTVPSSLRRAVDALEADHEYLLKGGVFTKDVIDVWLEFKRKREIDPVRMRPHPYEFYLYFDI, from the coding sequence ATGGCAAAGAAAAAAGCGACGGTTGAGATCAAGACCAAAAATCCGCTTGTGAATGGCTCATTCGATGAGAAGGCCGCAAGGGATGTTCTCAAATTGATCAAAGAAAAAAACATTCAGATAATAGATCTGAAGTTCAATGACCTACCGGGCCTGTGGCAGCACTTTTCTATACCTGCAAGGGAAATGCTGGATATGGATGATATTACGAGATCCATCTGGGTTGATGGTATCGGCTTCGATGGCTCTTCGATAAGAGGCTTTCAGAAGATACAGGAATCGGATATGATATTAATACCGGATCCGGATACTGCCGTGGTCGATCCGGTATGCGAAGTCCCAACATTAAGCATCATATGCGATATCTATGATCCGCTTACCAGGAAGGCCTATTCGCGCGATCCGAGATATATAGCCAAAAAGGCGGAGAAATATCTGAAGTCGACAGGGATAGCCGATACGATTTACTTCGGCCCTGAGGCTGAGTTCTTCATCTTCAACGATGTCCGGTTCGACCAGACTGAGAATTCCGGCTACTACTTTATCGATTCTCAAGAGGCCGATTGGAATACGGGCAGGGTAGAGAATCCTAACCTTGGATATAAGATACGCTTCAAGGAAGGGTATTTCCCGGTTCCGCCGCACGATTCCATTCAGGACCTGAGAAGCAGGATCATCCTGAAGATGATAGAATCAGGCATTAACGTCGAAGTCCACCATCATGAAGTCGCAACCGCCGGCCAATGTGAAATTGACATGAAGTTTGATACACTTCTGAAGATGGGCGACAACCTCCTTCTCTATAAGTATATAATTAAAAATATGGCGAAGAAGAATAATATGGTCGCGACCTTTATGCCAAAGCCTCTATTCGCGGATAATGGATCCGGCATGCATTGCCATCAGAGCCTCTGGAAGAACGGCACAAACCTCTTTTATGATAAGAACGGTTATGCGCTGCTCAGCCAGATGGCGAAATATTACATAGGAGGCTTACTTAAGCACGCCAATAGCTTGATGGCCTTCTGTGCGCCAACCACCAATTCTTACAAGAGGCTGGTACCGGGTTACGAAGCTCCTGTAAACCTTGTCTATTCAGCAAGAAACCGCTCGGCGGCCGTAAGAATACCTATGTATTCCGACAGTCCTAAATCGAAGAGGATAGAGTTTCGTCCACCTGACCCGGCCTGTAACGGCTATCTGGCGTTTAGCGCCATGCTAATGGCTGGACTAGACGGCATACAAAACAAGATCGATCCCGGACATCCGACGGATACCGATCTCTTCGACTTGAGCGAAGAAGAGCTCTCGAAGATACCGACAGTGCCTTCATCTCTAAGACGCGCTGTCGATGCTCTTGAAGCCGACCACGAATATCTATTAAAAGGCGGCGTCTTCACCAAGGATGTCATCGACGTATGGCTTGAATTTAAGAGGAAGAGAGAGATAGACCCTGTAAGGATGAGGCCGCATCCGTACGAATTCTATCTCTATTTTGATATCTAA
- a CDS encoding metalloregulator ArsR/SmtB family transcription factor has protein sequence MISDYRKESAILKALAHPIRLRMVEGLMHNECNVNKIVKALKIPQSTASQHLALLKARGIVEMRKKGVKTCYRVLDSKISELVKILGK, from the coding sequence ATGATCTCAGATTACAGGAAAGAGAGCGCGATCTTAAAAGCGCTGGCCCATCCGATACGCCTCAGGATGGTCGAAGGTTTGATGCATAATGAGTGTAATGTAAATAAAATCGTAAAAGCTTTAAAGATCCCCCAATCCACAGCTTCGCAGCATCTGGCGCTTCTTAAGGCCAGAGGAATAGTTGAGATGAGAAAAAAAGGCGTTAAGACGTGTTATCGTGTTCTTGATAGCAAGATATCCGAACTGGTAAAAATATTAGGCAAATAG
- a CDS encoding MBL fold metallo-hydrolase, which translates to MSIARAKAYYTDRNGPKKLNCAQAVIAAFREKFGLDENAVHLFESFGSGRAPEGECGALCAAKFILNESHRDKLEECRDMFVSKAGSAKCKEIRQLKRLPCIGCVETVAGFLDRVEHNKAGVKAVKKIFNVKQFIAGSCYSYILSSQGEALIIDAHISLGDEYREYLNKNTLQLKYIIDTHTHADHFSLAAILKKELKATVIMHEKAVSSVADRRVRHNDEIDLGNVRLKVLYAPGHTDDTINIYAEGRLFTGDVLLIGSVGRTDFQNGSPESMFDTLQMLKAFPAETIVFPGHDYHEVRSSVIAKEKETNPFLKESDKDVFINNMRSKVMPRPFNIDNIIRVNQKAQAVALEMISPKAAYDLISKDPTVKLLDVRSALEFNEMHIKDSVNIPIDMISAKLNEIGRPGQSYIVLCRTGNRSPMAADMLIQSGLSSVRVMDGGITKWQKDKLAVIKGAGGISLERQVRIGAGSLVLTGILLSVLVNPWFLAISLFVACGLIYAGLTDNCMMGMLLMKLPYNKKLYKAKVGGGTCSVS; encoded by the coding sequence ATGAGCATTGCGAGAGCGAAAGCATATTATACTGATAGAAACGGCCCTAAGAAACTGAACTGCGCCCAGGCGGTCATAGCGGCGTTCAGGGAAAAGTTCGGTTTAGATGAGAACGCCGTTCATTTATTTGAATCTTTCGGCAGCGGCAGGGCTCCGGAAGGCGAATGCGGGGCTTTATGTGCCGCAAAATTTATTTTAAACGAAAGCCATCGGGATAAATTGGAAGAATGCCGAGACATGTTCGTGTCTAAAGCGGGTTCCGCCAAATGCAAAGAGATCAGGCAGCTCAAGAGGCTTCCGTGCATCGGTTGTGTCGAAACGGTGGCGGGTTTTCTTGACAGGGTTGAGCATAATAAAGCGGGGGTGAAAGCTGTGAAAAAAATATTTAATGTGAAACAGTTCATCGCCGGCAGCTGTTACTCTTATATATTGAGTTCTCAGGGCGAGGCGTTGATCATAGACGCGCATATAAGTCTGGGAGATGAATATCGCGAGTATTTAAATAAAAACACCCTGCAGTTAAAATATATCATTGATACGCATACACATGCGGATCATTTTTCCCTGGCGGCCATATTAAAAAAAGAGCTTAAAGCCACGGTCATAATGCATGAAAAGGCTGTTTCCAGCGTCGCTGACCGCAGGGTCAGGCATAATGACGAAATAGATTTAGGCAATGTACGGCTAAAGGTCCTGTATGCGCCCGGCCATACCGATGATACTATAAATATTTACGCCGAAGGCAGGCTGTTTACCGGGGACGTGCTTCTTATCGGCAGTGTCGGCAGGACGGACTTCCAGAACGGTTCTCCCGAGTCCATGTTCGATACACTGCAGATGCTGAAAGCCTTTCCGGCCGAAACCATAGTGTTTCCCGGGCACGATTATCATGAAGTAAGGTCTTCGGTCATCGCTAAAGAAAAAGAAACGAACCCGTTCTTAAAGGAATCCGATAAGGATGTTTTTATTAACAATATGAGGTCAAAGGTGATGCCAAGGCCCTTTAATATAGATAATATCATACGGGTAAATCAGAAGGCCCAGGCAGTCGCGTTAGAGATGATCTCTCCAAAAGCGGCGTATGATCTGATCTCTAAAGACCCTACGGTAAAATTACTGGATGTCCGGTCAGCCTTGGAATTTAATGAAATGCATATAAAAGATTCGGTCAATATCCCCATCGATATGATAAGCGCAAAATTAAATGAAATTGGCCGGCCCGGGCAATCCTATATAGTCCTTTGCCGCACTGGAAACAGATCGCCTATGGCAGCGGATATGCTGATACAATCCGGCTTATCTTCGGTAAGGGTAATGGATGGCGGTATCACCAAATGGCAGAAAGATAAGCTTGCGGTTATTAAAGGAGCGGGCGGCATATCTTTGGAGCGCCAGGTAAGGATCGGCGCCGGAAGCCTGGTTTTAACGGGAATACTGCTTTCCGTTCTGGTCAACCCATGGTTCCTGGCTATTTCGCTATTCGTAGCCTGCGGGCTTATTTACGCTGGGCTGACCGACAATTGCATGATGGGTATGTTGCTTATGAAACTGCCTTATAATAAAAAATTGTATAAAGCAAAAGTCGGCGGAGGGACGTGTTCAGTTAGCTGA
- a CDS encoding sulfite exporter TauE/SafE family protein, translated as MSILVFTILIWLGSIAAGFLGSLTGLGGGIVIVPLLTIVFGVDIRYAIGASLVSVIATSSGAAAAYVKEGFSNIRIGMFLEIATTVGALVGAFLALRLPTPIIAVIFGLVLLHSAYVSSRPRNENLCLDRPDPLATILKMNGTYPTPEGLEAYNVCSVPSGFSFMFIAGIASGLLGIGSGTVKVLAMDQAMRLPFKVSTATSNFMIGVTAAASAGIYLNKGYIDPGLTMPVMLGVLLGSSLGARHLFGAETKKLRAIFGVVIFILAIEMIYSGLKGGLLK; from the coding sequence ATGAGCATTCTGGTATTTACTATACTTATTTGGCTGGGCTCTATCGCAGCCGGATTCTTAGGATCGCTCACCGGCCTGGGCGGCGGTATAGTTATCGTGCCTCTGCTTACGATAGTTTTTGGGGTGGATATCAGATATGCTATCGGTGCGTCGCTTGTTTCAGTGATCGCGACTTCATCCGGCGCCGCCGCGGCATATGTTAAGGAAGGTTTCAGCAATATACGCATAGGTATGTTTCTCGAGATCGCCACCACTGTCGGAGCCCTGGTCGGAGCGTTCCTTGCTTTGAGGCTGCCCACCCCGATAATCGCCGTTATTTTCGGCCTTGTGCTCTTGCATTCCGCATACGTATCGAGCCGGCCCAGGAATGAAAATCTGTGCCTCGATAGGCCGGATCCCTTAGCGACTATTTTAAAGATGAACGGCACCTATCCTACCCCCGAGGGGCTTGAAGCGTACAACGTATGCTCGGTCCCATCAGGTTTTAGTTTCATGTTCATAGCGGGCATTGCGTCGGGGTTGCTTGGCATAGGCTCGGGCACGGTCAAGGTGCTGGCCATGGATCAGGCGATGCGCCTTCCGTTCAAAGTCTCCACCGCCACAAGCAATTTTATGATAGGCGTTACCGCCGCGGCGAGCGCGGGCATATATCTTAACAAAGGTTATATAGACCCGGGCCTGACTATGCCGGTCATGCTGGGTGTTCTTCTCGGCTCATCTCTGGGCGCGCGCCATCTCTTCGGCGCGGAGACTAAAAAGCTACGGGCGATCTTCGGTGTAGTCATCTTCATATTAGCCATAGAGATGATCTATTCCGGATTGAAAGGCGGGCTTCTAAAATGA
- a CDS encoding DUF1634 domain-containing protein, with protein sequence MSKTGQGLPNHEMEIFIGNLLRTGVILAAATVFLGGMIYLVCHGFTTADYRVFQHEPSYLCSIRGIIGNAFSFHGRGLIQLGLLLLIATPITRVALSIYIFARKRDTLYVIITLIVFSILMYSLLGR encoded by the coding sequence ATGAGCAAAACCGGACAAGGACTGCCAAATCACGAAATGGAGATCTTCATCGGCAATCTCTTGAGGACCGGCGTTATTCTCGCGGCGGCAACGGTATTTCTCGGGGGTATGATTTATTTGGTATGCCACGGATTCACGACAGCCGACTACCGGGTTTTTCAGCATGAGCCTTCTTATTTATGCAGTATCCGGGGAATAATAGGAAATGCGTTTTCGTTTCATGGGCGAGGGCTGATCCAGTTAGGCCTGCTCTTATTAATAGCAACGCCCATAACGCGGGTCGCGTTATCGATCTATATATTTGCGCGTAAACGGGACACCCTTTATGTCATCATCACTTTAATTGTATTTTCCATCTTAATGTACAGCCTTTTGGGCAGGTAG
- a CDS encoding ABC transporter permease, with protein sequence MNLFSVALKNLTRKMVRTILTIGGVAIAIAVLVSLWGFDTGYQRSLNTDIDKMGYQLLVTAKGCPYEAATLMLQGGGGLRYMDDAVYQKIVDDPRIDKITPQLVATAYDAARQQGRGGVSLYMGIGKSYLDLKPWTKFRLGKWFSSEDADEVIMGYEVAEYEQRAPGDKIFIPGRNEVLTVVGIFERNGTQDDGIIFLPLKTTQRIFELPGKLTGIGIKLKDMRELSKFEEDLYNVPGIQIISLAQVKGTILNLVSSAKAMTNSVAMIAVIIAVIGVVNTILMSVFERTSEIGVMKAIGASRMDIFKIIWVETTLICFFGGLLGNVVALLGGKTIEYILKQVLPYAPKGHLVIITPHILLLSFFGAIIMGFIAGLYPAFRAASMKPIEAIRKGE encoded by the coding sequence GTGAATCTCTTCTCGGTAGCTTTAAAGAATCTGACTAGAAAAATGGTCCGCACGATATTGACGATCGGCGGTGTGGCGATAGCCATAGCGGTCCTTGTGAGTTTATGGGGATTCGATACCGGGTATCAGAGGTCGCTCAATACGGATATCGATAAGATGGGGTATCAGCTGCTGGTGACGGCAAAGGGCTGCCCCTATGAGGCGGCGACGTTAATGCTGCAGGGCGGCGGGGGCCTGCGGTATATGGACGATGCCGTATACCAGAAGATCGTCGATGATCCGCGGATCGACAAGATAACGCCCCAGCTCGTCGCGACGGCTTATGACGCCGCAAGGCAGCAAGGCAGAGGCGGGGTATCATTGTATATGGGTATTGGAAAATCATATCTCGATCTCAAGCCGTGGACCAAGTTTAGGCTTGGGAAATGGTTTTCAAGCGAAGACGCGGATGAGGTCATCATGGGATATGAGGTTGCCGAATATGAACAGCGCGCTCCGGGAGACAAGATCTTTATACCCGGAAGGAACGAAGTGCTTACCGTAGTCGGAATTTTTGAGAGGAACGGAACGCAGGACGATGGCATAATATTCCTGCCGCTAAAAACCACACAGAGGATCTTTGAGCTTCCCGGAAAGCTTACCGGCATAGGTATAAAATTGAAGGACATGAGAGAGCTGTCCAAATTCGAGGAAGACCTGTATAACGTGCCGGGGATACAGATCATCAGTCTAGCCCAGGTCAAAGGGACGATCCTGAATCTTGTCTCGTCGGCTAAGGCGATGACAAATTCGGTCGCCATGATAGCCGTTATAATCGCCGTTATAGGAGTGGTGAATACTATATTGATGTCCGTCTTCGAGCGCACCAGCGAGATAGGCGTGATGAAGGCTATAGGGGCTTCCCGGATGGACATCTTCAAGATTATATGGGTGGAGACGACGCTAATCTGTTTCTTCGGCGGCCTGTTAGGAAATGTTGTCGCCCTTTTGGGCGGCAAGACCATTGAATATATACTGAAACAGGTATTGCCGTACGCCCCTAAGGGCCATCTCGTCATTATCACTCCGCACATATTACTGCTTTCATTTTTTGGGGCCATTATAATGGGATTTATCGCCGGTCTCTATCCTGCCTTCAGGGCCGCTTCGATGAAACCCATAGAAGCCATCCGGAAGGGAGAGTGA
- a CDS encoding ABC transporter ATP-binding protein encodes MKKTMIKASGLTKVYIRGTEEVYAVNSINLEINDGDFIALMGPSGSGKTTLLDLIGCLDNVSSGRLEVFGKDVSKVKENSLVGLRRGHIGFIFQEFLLIPSLTAIENVELSLYFARRPQDRKKLLQLFEKVGLAHRVDHLPKEMSGGERQRTAIARALAVSPKFLIADEPTGNLDTRSSQEIFDIFKKINKEEGLTIILATHNPKLGSQADRIIYLKDGKIVSKEESSLY; translated from the coding sequence ATGAAGAAGACCATGATCAAGGCTTCCGGTTTAACCAAAGTTTATATACGCGGCACCGAAGAGGTCTACGCGGTCAACAGTATCAATCTGGAGATAAATGACGGAGACTTTATAGCCCTGATGGGCCCGTCGGGCTCAGGCAAGACGACCCTGCTTGACCTTATAGGCTGCCTGGATAATGTCTCTTCTGGCAGGCTCGAAGTCTTTGGCAAAGACGTGTCGAAGGTAAAAGAGAATAGCTTGGTCGGCCTGAGGCGTGGCCATATAGGGTTTATATTCCAGGAATTCCTGCTCATACCGAGTCTTACGGCTATCGAGAATGTAGAGCTTTCCCTTTATTTCGCGAGGCGTCCTCAGGACCGGAAGAAACTGCTGCAATTATTCGAGAAGGTCGGGCTCGCTCACCGCGTTGATCATCTGCCTAAGGAGATGTCCGGAGGGGAGAGGCAAAGGACGGCGATCGCAAGGGCGCTGGCCGTCTCTCCGAAATTCCTTATTGCGGATGAACCGACAGGGAACCTCGATACCAGAAGCTCCCAGGAGATCTTCGATATTTTTAAAAAGATAAACAAGGAAGAGGGGCTGACGATAATTTTAGCTACCCACAATCCTAAGCTCGGCTCTCAGGCTGACCGTATAATTTATCTGAAAGACGGAAAGATAGTTTCAAAAGAAGAGTCAAGTTTATATTAA
- a CDS encoding glycosyltransferase family 39 protein, whose amino-acid sequence MTKRSTRERFKQFLSWGAILAVVIIVSIIKLHLFEMPLERDEGEYAYIAQLLMHGEPLYLNAYTMKLPAIYFVYAAFMSLFGQSPYGIHMGLVLITAVTIILVFLLTKRLLGAYAGVIAGTAFALLTLGKYALAFNIEHLIILLVLAGSLILLYAIDRGGGFLLSGLIFGLAFIAKQHAVFFILFGVFYIFWTHIMVRPIRMLAALKRIGLFFTGAALPFIFVCFYIYATGAFNAFRFWVFEYAAKYCSFMTLSDGIKSFLYVADKIVGSSPIVWIISGVGLIAGVWSRLDRDKIVFITGFSIFSFLAVTPGLYFRHHYFILIFPVVAIFAGIAARYTGQFLSTKGIFLPTRNIILAAMLILFFSLSIFQQKRFLFQLNPVEACRDIYNRSPFAESVEISRYIEANSGKEARVLVLGSEPQIYFYLHRPAPVKYIYMYPLLESTPYALNMQKKFIEEAESSKSEYVICVNIDTSWFNGYVSPNLAKPLFDWVNAYPRKYYDVVGVADIISRNESIYCWGDKAKEYKLKSDKYIVIFKRKIS is encoded by the coding sequence GTGACGAAACGATCTACGCGAGAACGATTTAAGCAGTTTCTTTCATGGGGTGCTATTCTTGCCGTAGTAATCATTGTAAGCATTATTAAGCTTCATTTGTTTGAAATGCCTCTTGAGCGCGATGAAGGGGAATACGCATATATAGCGCAGCTTCTTATGCATGGCGAGCCTTTATATCTAAATGCTTACACCATGAAGCTGCCGGCTATATATTTTGTTTACGCCGCCTTTATGTCGCTATTCGGGCAGAGCCCCTACGGTATCCATATGGGGCTCGTCCTGATAACCGCAGTTACGATAATCCTCGTTTTCCTTCTGACAAAGCGTTTGCTTGGCGCATATGCCGGAGTTATAGCAGGCACTGCATTTGCTTTGCTGACGCTTGGAAAGTATGCCCTGGCTTTTAACATAGAGCACCTGATCATACTATTAGTCCTTGCCGGATCTCTTATACTGCTTTACGCCATCGACCGTGGCGGTGGTTTCTTATTGAGCGGACTGATTTTCGGGTTGGCCTTCATCGCGAAACAGCACGCAGTATTTTTTATACTATTCGGTGTTTTTTACATATTCTGGACCCATATAATGGTTCGGCCGATACGGATGCTTGCCGCTTTAAAAAGAATAGGCCTCTTTTTTACAGGCGCCGCATTACCATTCATATTTGTATGCTTTTATATTTATGCCACAGGCGCTTTCAATGCCTTCCGGTTCTGGGTCTTCGAATACGCGGCCAAGTACTGCTCATTCATGACATTGTCCGACGGAATAAAGTCGTTTTTATATGTGGCGGATAAGATCGTAGGATCTTCGCCTATCGTATGGATTATCTCAGGGGTAGGATTAATTGCTGGGGTATGGAGCAGGCTGGACCGAGATAAAATAGTTTTTATCACTGGATTCTCCATATTTTCATTTCTTGCCGTAACTCCCGGTCTATACTTCCGCCACCATTATTTTATCCTCATCTTTCCCGTTGTAGCGATATTCGCAGGCATTGCCGCACGATATACGGGCCAATTCTTATCAACCAAGGGCATCTTCCTGCCTACGCGGAATATAATACTGGCGGCTATGCTTATTCTCTTCTTTAGCCTTTCGATATTTCAGCAGAAGCGCTTTCTTTTTCAACTGAATCCTGTAGAAGCATGCCGCGATATCTACAACAGATCACCCTTTGCGGAATCGGTCGAGATCTCCCGGTATATAGAAGCCAACTCCGGCAAAGAAGCCCGTGTTCTCGTATTGGGCTCGGAACCCCAAATCTACTTTTATCTGCATAGGCCTGCTCCTGTAAAATATATTTATATGTATCCTCTCTTAGAGAGTACGCCGTATGCCTTAAATATGCAGAAAAAATTCATAGAGGAGGCAGAGTCGTCCAAATCCGAATACGTAATTTGTGTTAATATAGATACATCCTGGTTCAATGGATATGTGAGCCCGAACCTGGCCAAGCCCTTATTCGATTGGGTCAATGCTTATCCGAGAAAATATTATGACGTCGTCGGAGTTGCTGACATAATTTCACGTAATGAGAGCATATATTGTTGGGGCGATAAGGCCAAAGAATACAAGCTTAAGTCCGATAAATACATCGTAATATTTAAAAGAAAGATCTCGTAA